In one window of uncultured Sphaerochaeta sp. DNA:
- a CDS encoding MFS transporter, with protein MVSLYASFFFVFGIMAVVNPYLQVMIRNLGYSHDVVGFLLAVFETAGIVGPLLVARHVDKHGSGKNTILLGTILSALGVLLLMYSTSIWMTMFALILLAFFLRSLVPVIDSYANNRLNGDAQKYTLLRSGGTIGFVLFSLLLAITRKPDLASNSSIGLYALVAFFLFMLPVLAWKRDPKRREMPPVTSDNAEGKWYDLAFVIGLVIIGLNRFSMSSIASFFSLYLVEELGVNAISLMNAIASGSEFGALILAGYLLQRKKVLPVSLLMISSGALVVRLLIYALVPTLGGALVAQFLHSLCYGFFHPAAIFLVARRVRRSHRTLGMSMYVSLGIGLPTVLGSSLGGLVLEQFGYRVLFMGYSLFALASVMVGLGNYKRMTSSTLESI; from the coding sequence ATGGTCAGTCTCTATGCATCCTTCTTTTTTGTATTTGGCATCATGGCAGTGGTCAATCCGTACCTGCAAGTGATGATCAGAAACCTTGGGTACTCACATGATGTTGTGGGGTTTCTTCTTGCTGTTTTTGAAACAGCAGGGATTGTTGGGCCATTGTTGGTTGCGCGTCATGTAGACAAGCATGGGTCAGGCAAGAATACAATACTCCTCGGTACGATTCTGTCTGCCTTGGGAGTGTTGTTGCTGATGTATTCCACCTCCATTTGGATGACGATGTTTGCATTGATACTCCTGGCTTTCTTTCTCCGGTCCCTGGTTCCCGTTATTGATAGCTATGCGAATAATCGATTGAATGGCGATGCCCAGAAATACACGTTGCTCAGAAGTGGTGGCACGATTGGTTTTGTCCTTTTCTCTTTGTTGCTGGCTATAACCCGTAAGCCTGATCTTGCCAGCAACAGCAGTATAGGCTTGTATGCCTTGGTGGCATTTTTCCTTTTTATGTTGCCAGTATTGGCTTGGAAGAGGGATCCAAAACGAAGGGAGATGCCACCTGTTACCTCAGATAATGCTGAAGGAAAGTGGTATGATCTTGCTTTTGTGATTGGCTTGGTGATTATTGGTTTGAACCGATTCAGCATGTCCTCCATTGCCAGCTTCTTCTCGTTGTATCTGGTAGAAGAGTTGGGGGTGAATGCTATCAGCTTGATGAATGCAATTGCATCGGGCAGTGAGTTTGGCGCCCTCATCCTTGCAGGCTATTTACTACAAAGAAAAAAGGTGCTTCCTGTCAGCCTGCTGATGATCAGCAGTGGAGCCTTGGTGGTTCGTCTGCTCATCTATGCGCTGGTTCCTACCTTGGGGGGCGCATTGGTAGCTCAGTTCCTTCATAGCCTTTGTTATGGGTTCTTTCACCCTGCGGCAATCTTTTTGGTTGCTCGAAGGGTGAGACGTTCTCACAGAACGCTTGGGATGTCTATGTATGTTTCGCTTGGAATAGGTCTGCCTACAGTCCTAGGCTCCAGCCTAGGAGGGCTTGTCCTTGAACAGTTTGGATATCGTGTATTGTTCATGGGGTATTCCCTGTTTGCATTGGCTTCGGTTATGGTAGGTCTTGGTAATTATAAACGTATGACCTCAAGTACACTGGAATCCATATGA
- a CDS encoding radical SAM protein, whose translation MDTQSKLDILSRDAQYDLSCACGTKNPDEHRKRNNKGSGWLYPTTTASGGPGIILKTLLGNRCTNDCKYCPLRTGQDFRPVALSPSEMASFFYDFQAKRSLIGLFLSSAVMGDAGGTMEMLVSTAKILRNRYHYKGYIHLKVIPGSTKESIDEALKYASALSLNIETPGEQHFSKLTDAKNYVQDILEPLKYIASQTARGSQYQRVHTSSQFIVGASNELDKEILLYTSRMYKELHMGRLYFSAYQRGLGDPTLPGEQIAIPVQEQLELFDEIPMTPVQDQGLLTREHRLYQADWLLRKYGFDFEELSFEQEGNLSLHDDPKLAWAKANIDFYPLSIKRSPKEALLRVPGLGPIYVNRIIDRRRNTPISCLEDLRLPFSILEKARPFITM comes from the coding sequence ATGGATACGCAAAGCAAATTGGATATCTTAAGTCGTGACGCCCAGTATGATCTCAGCTGTGCTTGTGGGACAAAGAACCCTGATGAGCATCGAAAAAGGAACAACAAGGGTAGTGGATGGCTCTATCCTACCACAACTGCAAGTGGAGGGCCTGGTATCATTCTCAAGACCTTGTTGGGAAACCGGTGTACCAACGACTGTAAATATTGTCCACTCAGAACAGGGCAAGACTTTCGTCCTGTTGCGCTGTCTCCTTCAGAGATGGCCTCCTTCTTTTATGATTTCCAGGCAAAACGGTCGCTTATTGGGCTATTCCTCTCCAGTGCTGTTATGGGAGATGCAGGAGGGACTATGGAGATGCTTGTTTCCACTGCAAAAATCTTGAGAAATCGCTACCACTACAAGGGTTATATCCATCTAAAGGTGATCCCAGGATCCACCAAGGAGAGTATTGATGAAGCACTCAAGTATGCAAGTGCCCTTTCTTTGAATATCGAAACACCGGGGGAACAACATTTTTCCAAGCTTACTGATGCCAAAAACTATGTGCAGGATATTCTGGAGCCTCTCAAGTATATCGCCAGTCAGACAGCTCGAGGTAGTCAATATCAACGAGTACATACCTCCAGTCAGTTCATAGTTGGCGCCAGTAATGAGTTGGATAAGGAAATCTTGTTGTACACAAGTCGTATGTACAAGGAACTCCATATGGGGAGGCTCTATTTCAGTGCCTACCAACGGGGGTTGGGAGACCCAACACTCCCAGGTGAACAAATTGCCATACCAGTCCAAGAGCAACTGGAACTGTTCGATGAGATTCCCATGACTCCTGTACAGGATCAAGGGCTGCTGACAAGGGAACACCGTCTCTACCAAGCCGATTGGCTCTTACGGAAATATGGGTTCGATTTTGAGGAGTTGTCCTTTGAACAGGAGGGTAATCTCAGCCTCCATGATGACCCTAAGCTTGCTTGGGCAAAAGCCAATATTGATTTTTATCCGCTCTCGATCAAGCGCTCCCCAAAGGAAGCTTTGCTCCGGGTTCCAGGTCTTGGGCCTATCTATGTGAATCGAATCATTGATAGACGTCGCAATACTCCTATATCGTGCCTCGAGGATCTGCGTCTTCCTTTCTCAATCTTGGAAAAAGCTCGACCATTTATCACTATGTAA